The following proteins are co-located in the Pyricularia oryzae 70-15 chromosome 1, whole genome shotgun sequence genome:
- a CDS encoding MFS transporter, translated as MSGQEGITTKSDSGRSGSPDEKPAVAMIEGQQNLGALSEDDARFLSNFPPEDHKKVIRKVDLRLIPMLMILYLMTYLDKTNIGNAKIEGLLTSLNMTGDQYNIALSVFFPPYILAEVPSNIIIQKFKRPSTYMGIIIFSWGIIMTLTGVVHNFAGLVVVRFLLGLFEAGFFPGAILMISQWYLPNETQSRIALLYSSAATGGAVSGLLAFAIAKMKGLAGLEGWRWIFIIEGLLTVIVGVACFWLLIDKPSLSSAWLTADEIRYLELRQLARNPTAFKAEDGHIATKKHSHFDKQALVAALTDWKIYLLTLGSWSNAVPNYAMKFTMPTIVRSMGFSSAQAQLMTMPPYIVGAISAFIISALADRRGWRMPFIIGPQLAVAAAFIILFTKAAEIESNVALCYFAVTLANAGMYPVFPGVNAWNVANQAGPAKRAVSIGLLICTGNIGGVVGSYIYKDDEAPRYVTGYGTSLAFVGSGIVAVALLELLLWTSNERNAKLTEDEVHSKYTDEELELLGDRSPLFKYAL; from the exons ATGAGTGGTCAAGAGGGCATTACGACCAAGTCGGACTCTGGTCGCTCTGGCTCCCCGGATGAGAAGCCCGCCGTCGCCATGATTGAAGGACAGCAGAACCTCGGGGCTCTCTCTGAAGACGACGCTCGGTTCTTGTCCAACTTTCCACCAGAGGACCACAAAAAAGTGATCCGAAAGGTCGAT CTCCGCCTCATACCGATGCTCATGATTCTATACCTGATGACATATCTTGACAAGACCAACATTG GTAATGCCAAGATCGAAGGTCTCCTGACGAGCCTCAACATGACGGGCGACCAGTACAACATTGCACTCTCCGTCTTCTTCCCTCCATACATACTCGCCGAAGTTCCCAGCAACATCATAATCCAAAAGTTCAAAAGACCATCTACGTACATGGGAATCATCATTTTTTCCTGGGGCATTATTATGACTCTGACAGGGGTCGTGCACAACTTTGCGggcttggtggtggtgcggtTTTTGCTTGGTCTGTTTGA GGCTGGTTTCTTTCCCGGTGCAATCCTGATGATCTCGCAGTGGTACCTCCCGAACGAAACACAAAGTCGAATTGCGTTGCTTTACAGCTCTGCAGCTACTGGTGGTGCAGTTTCTGGGCTACTCGCTTTTGCTATTGCCAAAATGAAGGGGCTGGCAGGCTTGGAGGGATGGAGATGG ATCTTTATCATCGAGGGCCTTCTAACCGTCATCGTTGGTGTCGCCTGCTTCTGGCTTCTCATTGACAAACCCTCCCTCTCGTCGGCTTGGCTGACGGCCGACGAGATCCGCTACCTGGAGCTCCGACAGCTGGCACGGAACCCGACGGCATTCAAAGCCGAGGACGGCCACATCGCGACCAAGAAGCACAGCCACTTTGACAAGCAGGCTCTGGTGGCGGCCCTGACGGACTGGAAGATCTACCTGCTCACGCTGGGCAGCTGGTCGAACGCGGTGCCCAACTACGCCATGAAGTTCACCATGCCCACCATCGTGCGGTCCATGGGCTTCAGCTCGGCCCAGGCCCAGCTCATGACCATGCCGCCCTACATCGTCGGCGCCATCTCCGCCTTTATCATCTCGGCCCTGGCGGACCGCCGAGGATGGCGCATGCCCTTCATCATCGGCCCGCAGCTGGCCGTCGCGGCCGCCTTCATCATCCTCTTCACCAAGGCCGCCGAGATCGAGTCCAACGTGGCGCTGTGCTACTTTGCCGTGACGCTGGCCAACGCCGGCATGTACCCCGTCTTCCCGGGGGTCAACGCCTGGAACGTCGCCAACCAGGCCGGTCCGGCCAAGCGCGCCGTCAGCATCGGTCTGCTCATCTGCACCGGCAACATCGGCGGCGTGGTCGGCAGCTACATCTACAAGGACGACGAGGCGCCCCGCTACGTGACGGGCTACGGGACCTCGTTGGCCTTTGTCGGCTCCGGCATCGTCGCCGTTGCGCTCCTTGAGCTTCTGCTCTGGACCTCCAATGAGCGCAACGCAAAACTGACTGAGGACGAGGTTCACAGCAAGTACACGGATGAGGAGCTTGAGCTTCTTGGCGACCGCAGCCCGCTGTTCAAGTATGCTCTATAA